ATGGTTTTAGGAACAATTTCAGATAAAAACAGAATAGCCAACGTCATGGCCGCAGAGAACAGACCAAACCAGGCGCCCCCAAAGACAACAGTAGCTTTCGCACCTGCACCTAGCGCCCCGACCGTGTGCGCGAACGTATTCAGAGTCAAAATGGCCGCGAGTGATTGATCAACATTGTCCTGTTTCAATCGCTTCAAGCGCGCCGCATGTTTTGGTCGTTTTTCCTTCTGCCCCTCGATATATGAAGGCGTCATGCTCAGTAACACAGCTTCAGCAACTGAACAGAGAAATGAAAGGCCTATTGCCAGCAACACATAGGTAATTAACAGCAGGGTATCAGTGTTCATATCTTAGTAGACGTATCTCCTCGATTTTAACTTGTTACAAATCCCACAACAAGCCGGGTATTCACAGGGCATTTTCATTTTAATCTATTGAATTGGCACCTTACTCTTAATTAAATATTCTTGACAACTCTAATTTTGTCAGGCCTATTCATTCTCTGTATATCATTCTCAATAGAAGAATATTCATAACGGGGATAAGATAATCCAATGCCCTCAAATAGTTAACCAGGAAGCAATGAACCAGTCCGTCTGTCTGAAGAACTCCACCCGTACCATCCCAAGGGACAAGAACACCTCCCACCTGATTTTCCCGCCCTTTGCTGATCCTACCTGGGCCTATGTGGGGTTGCCCACCCTTAAAGGGTACCTGCATCAGCGCGGAATCAGCGTCGAGCTGCAGGATTTTAACGTTGAATGCCTCTCTTTTCTGCTGGCTGGCGAAACGATGGAAAAATGGCGTCATCAACTGTCGGCTCGACTTCAGGAGTTAAACCGCCGCCAACGGTTGACCCTGTATGAGCAGATGGAGTATTGGCGCCTTGCCGAGGCGCTCCCCTTGTGCCGCGACTTTTCCGATTGCCATGCTGTCATGAAGGATCCACGCCAATTTTACCAGAAAAAGAGATATCTGGCGGCCCGGGATGGGTTCGAAGAGTTGTTTCAGGTGCTGGAAGCACTCTGTTTTCCCTTTCGCTTCAGTTTTAACCGCGCCGACCATCTCGTGGCACCATGGGATTTCAACCTGCTCGATTCTTACATAGCCCAGAAAAAAAGCCCACTTGACCCTTTTTATCGAAGTCAATTGAGCAGTTTTGTCAACCCGCGTTTTGTCGGCATCTCGCTGACTTTTGTCTCCCAGATTCCGGAGACCTTTTATCTCTGCCGCATGATCAAGGAGTTTTTCCCTGATTGCTTTTTGATTCTTGGCGGTCCATGCATCGATCAGATCATGCGCAACAGCGCCGATGAGACGGCCCAGCACATTTTTGATTACGTTGACGCAGTCGGCCTCCAGGAAGGGGAACAAACCCTGGCCCGACTCCTGCCCTTGCTTAATGAAAAAAATATGCCAAACGAGGCGTTTGCAGCGATTCCTAACCTGATGATGAAGGGAGCGGAGTCCGGTTCCTTCATAAAAGGACCCGTCGTTACCTTTGATCCGACCGAGGCTGCCAAACCGGACTACTCCGATTTTGAACTGAACCGCTACCTTGCTCCGGATCGGCTGCTGCTGTACAGTCCAACCAGAGGGTGCTACTGGAACAAATGTTCTTTCTGCTGCTATGGGTTTAATCAATCAGGAATGCATTCCTACCGCGAGATTCCGGTGGCGCAGGCCGTGGCTGATCTACAGGCCTTGCAGGATGAATTCGGGGTAAGCAATTTTTATCTTTCCGCCGATGTTCTTTCTCCGGCCTACGCTTTGGCCTTGTCAGAGCGAATCATTGCAGAAGGGCTTGACATCCGCTGGTCGACCGACCTGCGTATCGAAGCCGCCTACACCCAGGAGCGCTGTCGGCTTCTCTTCCAGGCTGGCTTACGGGCCGTAGCCTTTGGAATCGAAAGCGGCGCCGACCGGGTGCTTCGTCTTATGAACAAGGGGATTGATGCGGAGTTGATCTGCCGGATCAACCGAAATTTCCATCAGGCTGGAATTGCGACAAGCTGGATGACCTTTCTCAATCACCCGGGGGAGACCCTCCAGGAGGCGGAGGCAACCATTGAACTGATTGACCGGCAAAGCGCCGTCATTGACCAATTTATCGCCGGTGAATTTAATCTGACCCCCGGGTCTTTGATCTCATGTCATCCCGAACAGTACGGCATTGCTTCCGCATACCATGCCCGAGGTGACGTTTTCCGGCTTTTCCCGCTATTCAGCATGGCAGCAGACGATTCAGCCTCCGACGATGACGGGAGGCTGGAAGAAAGAATCGACAGCCTTTCCCAAGGCTATCAGCTCGATCACTATCCTTGGGCCGGGGCCATTTCTACGCATCACTCTTTTCTGTACCGGCTTCGTTTTGGCCAGAGGGTTTTTGCCGAGCCCTGGCCAAGGTTTGCCCCGAAGACGTCCCACCCCAAACGCCCCGCCAAGAAACAGTTGAAGTTCTCCCTTGACGACTGCCGACGGCGCGAGCAGTCATTTATGCACTCCTATCTGAGCGCGGCCTTGACGCCGGAGCCCAACGGCCTTCATGCCCCCTTGAGTTTCGAGCATTTTCAAGAGGCTCTGTCCAAACTACGACATAATCGACAAAACCCACCAGGAACTGTGCCGGAAGACCAATACAGCCGACCACGTTTATAATCAACAAACCAGTAGCCGGTTGGCTTGCGCCGGGCTGCCACAAAAATAAAGGGCTGCTCTTTGGAAAAGCACGGGTGCAGATGGCTGCCCTTTGCGTTGGGAGTTGTTTCCATAAGTGACATAGCCTCTTCAACTGTGGGCATACGCCAGTCATTATAGCCCGCGAACCCATCTATATTTAATTGTACGATTTTCCCTGTCATACTGCGGATCGAACAAAGATCAAGGCCAGCAGACTGCCACATAAGCTTGGTGCGCAAGTCAACTACTGTGCACGAATCACCGCTGTCTACCAAAAAATTCTCAAATACTCCCTGGGGATTACGTTGAGCATCAAAAAAATTATAGCGCTTGACGAGCGGTTCAATTTGTTCATCAAGAAGTGTACAGGGCTCAGCGGGCAGAGCAATCGGATTAGCCACAAGGCCTTCTGCCGTAATAAGAGGCAGCGGCTCACCAAAATCTTCCGCTACCTCCCCTTCTCCAATGACCGGAAACAGATACGGACTGTCATCAGGTTCAACCACCTCGGCAATCAACCAGTTCTTCAAGGCAGTATCCACTGTAAAATTATCCTTTGAAGATGCTGAACCGCCCTGATTCACGATGCAATCAATCAACATTGCTGGAGGAGCCTTGACCTCTGCCAATATGTTAACATGCCTGACGCCGCGTTCCATAAGATATAGTTTTGGCTCATCGCCCCAGTTATCAATAAAGAAATAACAGGTCCGTTCACTTGTATTGGTTAACCCCTCACGCAGTCCCTTGGCTGAATACATACAAAACGCAAGATCAGGAGTCATATCCCACTCAATATTTTTCGATGTCGAATCACTCTGGCTGAGCTTTTTAAACATTCCCATAATAACCCCTCTTGATGCATTGTTTTGACTTTAGAGTTTCTAACCCCGATGAACGGGATAAGTGCCTTTCGCAGAGTATTTTCTTGTAAAAAAACAAAAAAAATACTCTGTAAGGCACTAAAAAAACAATCAGGTATTTTACAAACCATTAACACCTGAATCTACAAGCTAATTCAAATTAGGTATTATGCAACCTTGATGCTTGCTTATTTTTTTATATTTTATGTACAATACTTTTAGCTACGCAATATTAATCACAGAAAGATCAATACGTTCTCATCGAATCAGACACAATGGTTAAGCATGGCAGCAGAAACCCTTCAAACATCCGACCTTAAAGTTTCGACAAAAACGCCAAGCGTTGACGGGGTCACCAGGATTGGAGAGCTTCTTATCCAGGAAGGTTTCATAAAGAAAGTTGATCTATCCAAGGCCCTCGAAACTCAGTCAAAAGAGCGAAAGTTAGCTGGCTATACCATTGGCAGAATTCTTGTAGAAACAGGCACCATAAAACGCCAGGATCTTGACGAAATCCTCAAACACCCCTCCTTGAAAAAATCTCTCGGGGCTCTAGCTGTGGAAAAGGGCATGATTAACCAGGATCAGCTCGATCGCTGCCTCAAAGACCAGCCTAAAGGTCAATTTCTGGGGACAATGCTGGTCAAGGAGGGACTCATTGGTCCTGCCCAGCTGCAAGTTCTTCTCCGCGAGCAACTCAATGCCCCTAAGATCGGTGAAATGGCAATTACCCTGGGCAAGGTAACTGAAAAGGCTGTCGAAGAGGCCCTGAAAATCCAGGGCAGCACCCGCCCTATCGGTGAAATTCTCTGCGCCATGGGCGTAATTAATCCACTAGACCTGAACTACGTTCTTAATAAACACAAAAAAAACATCCGCCTGGGAGAGTACCTGGTTCAAGATGGGATTTTAAAAAAAGAAGATCTTCACGCTCTTTTAAAAGAAAACTCACAAGGGTCCGAGCGATTCGGGGAGACCCTGGTCAGGAAAAAAATTATCACCGCCTTTCAAATGCAGGCAATCCTCGCCAAACAGTACAACATCCCGTTTAAATCGCTGGATGGTTTTGTCCACAGCGAAAAGGACAAAAAGGTACTTCCTGGTATCGTCAGTCAGAAATATTCCGAAAACAACCTGATCATTCCAATCACACTCGTCGATAAAAAATTATCCCTGGGGGTGTTTCTTCCCGAGAAAATTCATTCCGCCCGAGAGCTCAAAGATATTTACTCCCATCTCGAGATTAGCTGTATCCTTATTACACCCGAAAAATTCTCGGAAATCTTTGAGATCCTCTACAGCAAAAAGCTCGGCGGGCTTACCCATGAAATTGAAGATGAAGACGATTTCTTTGGCACAGATGGTGGGTCAAAAGAGATGGTGGACTTTCTTCAACTTGAAGTAGACGAAGAGATGTCCGCCAGCAAAGACAAACCTCTCTACGGCGACAAAGATATCGAGGCTGAAGAGCTGGTCAACCACATGATCAAGCTTGGAATCTCTCACAAGGCCAGTGATATTCATTTTGAGCAAGATCGTGAAGGCGTTAAGCTTCGTTACCGTATTGACGGGGTAATGCATGATTTTGCTAAAGGCTGGCTCAAGAAAAAAATCCACCAAAAAGCCAATTCAATCGTTTCTCGAATCAAAATATTGTCCAATCTCGATATTTCCGAAAAACGTCTTCCACAAGACGGCGTCTTTCGAATCAACTATTTCGACAAGACCAGCGGCAAAAAAGCCGATCTTGATTTCAGGGTAGCCACCTGTCGAGCTATTTCCGGAGAAAATGTCACCATTCGAATTCTAGATTCACGGAAGGCAAGCGTCGGCTTAGAAAACCTCAACCACTCCCCCCACGTCCTTGACACTTTTAAACGCTGCATCGTAAGCTCCGCTGGAATGAACCTGGTCACCGGCCCAACCGGCAGCGGAAAATCATCAACCCTGTATGGCGCCCTCAAGTACATCTACAATCCGACCGTAAAGATAATCACCGCCGAAGACCCTATTGAATACAGTTTTTCCGGCATTATGCAGACTCAGGTGAACACTAAAATCAACCTGACCTTTGCCAGACTGCTGCGCTCCTTTTTACGCCTCGACCCTGACGTTATCCTGATTGGCGAAATACGTGATTCAGAGACGGCAAATATCGGCTTTGATGCCTCGCAGACTGGCCACCTCGTCTTAAGCACTCTCCACACCAATGACTCCGTCAGTTCTATTGATCGCTTAACCGATCTTGATGTTGACCGCAGTCAGATTGCCTCATGTCTATCGAGCATTATCGCCCAGCGCCTGGTTCGCAGAATCTGCCCGACCTGTAGCGAAAGCTTTATACCTCATGAAGACGAGTGGTCTCAGGTTTTTGAAGAGTTTCCGTCCCACCTCAAATTTCATAAGGGTAAGGGCTGTGATTCGTGCAATTTTACCGGCTATGATGGGCGCTCCCTTATATCGGAACTCTACACCATTGATGACCCGCAAGCTGTCAGCCGAGGCGCCGAACGCGAAGAACTTAAAAACATTGCCTTAGACAACGGCATGAAAACCATGGTTGATGATGGCCTGCTCAAACTCAGCGAAATTACTCTGGAGGAGATTATCCGTAACGTCCCCCATGACATGATAAAATCATTCAAGAAATACCATAAAATGAAAGCTGACCTCGCCGCCAGTTCGCGGGTCGACAAAAGTATCTTCCACGATGGCTTCGCACTGTCCAGCCCAGAAACGGAACAGAACATTATCAATGCAATGCACGCCCGCTACCTGGAGCTTTCCAACCTTGAGTCAGTCAAAAGTACGCCAGTTGACAGAAAAATTTTTGGTGATTTCA
The sequence above is drawn from the Desulfobulbaceae bacterium genome and encodes:
- a CDS encoding DUF21 domain-containing protein — its product is MNTDTLLLITYVLLAIGLSFLCSVAEAVLLSMTPSYIEGQKEKRPKHAARLKRLKQDNVDQSLAAILTLNTFAHTVGALGAGAKATVVFGGAWFGLFSAAMTLAILFLSEIVPKT
- a CDS encoding radical SAM protein, coding for MNQSVCLKNSTRTIPRDKNTSHLIFPPFADPTWAYVGLPTLKGYLHQRGISVELQDFNVECLSFLLAGETMEKWRHQLSARLQELNRRQRLTLYEQMEYWRLAEALPLCRDFSDCHAVMKDPRQFYQKKRYLAARDGFEELFQVLEALCFPFRFSFNRADHLVAPWDFNLLDSYIAQKKSPLDPFYRSQLSSFVNPRFVGISLTFVSQIPETFYLCRMIKEFFPDCFLILGGPCIDQIMRNSADETAQHIFDYVDAVGLQEGEQTLARLLPLLNEKNMPNEAFAAIPNLMMKGAESGSFIKGPVVTFDPTEAAKPDYSDFELNRYLAPDRLLLYSPTRGCYWNKCSFCCYGFNQSGMHSYREIPVAQAVADLQALQDEFGVSNFYLSADVLSPAYALALSERIIAEGLDIRWSTDLRIEAAYTQERCRLLFQAGLRAVAFGIESGADRVLRLMNKGIDAELICRINRNFHQAGIATSWMTFLNHPGETLQEAEATIELIDRQSAVIDQFIAGEFNLTPGSLISCHPEQYGIASAYHARGDVFRLFPLFSMAADDSASDDDGRLEERIDSLSQGYQLDHYPWAGAISTHHSFLYRLRFGQRVFAEPWPRFAPKTSHPKRPAKKQLKFSLDDCRRREQSFMHSYLSAALTPEPNGLHAPLSFEHFQEALSKLRHNRQNPPGTVPEDQYSRPRL
- a CDS encoding DUF1566 domain-containing protein translates to MGMFKKLSQSDSTSKNIEWDMTPDLAFCMYSAKGLREGLTNTSERTCYFFIDNWGDEPKLYLMERGVRHVNILAEVKAPPAMLIDCIVNQGGSASSKDNFTVDTALKNWLIAEVVEPDDSPYLFPVIGEGEVAEDFGEPLPLITAEGLVANPIALPAEPCTLLDEQIEPLVKRYNFFDAQRNPQGVFENFLVDSGDSCTVVDLRTKLMWQSAGLDLCSIRSMTGKIVQLNIDGFAGYNDWRMPTVEEAMSLMETTPNAKGSHLHPCFSKEQPFIFVAARRKPTGYWFVDYKRGRLYWSSGTVPGGFCRLCRSLDRAS
- the tadA gene encoding Flp pilus assembly complex ATPase component TadA, with the protein product MAAETLQTSDLKVSTKTPSVDGVTRIGELLIQEGFIKKVDLSKALETQSKERKLAGYTIGRILVETGTIKRQDLDEILKHPSLKKSLGALAVEKGMINQDQLDRCLKDQPKGQFLGTMLVKEGLIGPAQLQVLLREQLNAPKIGEMAITLGKVTEKAVEEALKIQGSTRPIGEILCAMGVINPLDLNYVLNKHKKNIRLGEYLVQDGILKKEDLHALLKENSQGSERFGETLVRKKIITAFQMQAILAKQYNIPFKSLDGFVHSEKDKKVLPGIVSQKYSENNLIIPITLVDKKLSLGVFLPEKIHSARELKDIYSHLEISCILITPEKFSEIFEILYSKKLGGLTHEIEDEDDFFGTDGGSKEMVDFLQLEVDEEMSASKDKPLYGDKDIEAEELVNHMIKLGISHKASDIHFEQDREGVKLRYRIDGVMHDFAKGWLKKKIHQKANSIVSRIKILSNLDISEKRLPQDGVFRINYFDKTSGKKADLDFRVATCRAISGENVTIRILDSRKASVGLENLNHSPHVLDTFKRCIVSSAGMNLVTGPTGSGKSSTLYGALKYIYNPTVKIITAEDPIEYSFSGIMQTQVNTKINLTFARLLRSFLRLDPDVILIGEIRDSETANIGFDASQTGHLVLSTLHTNDSVSSIDRLTDLDVDRSQIASCLSSIIAQRLVRRICPTCSESFIPHEDEWSQVFEEFPSHLKFHKGKGCDSCNFTGYDGRSLISELYTIDDPQAVSRGAEREELKNIALDNGMKTMVDDGLLKLSEITLEEIIRNVPHDMIKSFKKYHKMKADLAASSRVDKSIFHDGFALSSPETEQNIINAMHARYLELSNLESVKSTPVDRKIFGDFITDSFSEVCRQQQCELVLFTIKEKAGRIDISALPASG